The Janthinobacterium tructae genome contains the following window.
AAAACCGCTGACCTGTTCGCGCGCAGGCAGGTGCATCGGGGGAGAACCGAGCCAGGTATCGCCGCTGTGCATCTGCTCATTGCGCGGCGCATGCGTATGCACGCCGATCAGCACGTGCTCGGGCAGGGTGGTGCCGTCCGGGATATAGCTACCGTTGCCGACAAAGCTGCGGTGCGAGATGACGGTGGGGCGCATGGTCATCCAGCCGCCGTCGATCTGCTCGTCGCCCAGCATGACGGCATCGGCGATGAAGGTGTCGTCGCCCAGGGTCAGCATGTCGGGCACTACGCCCAGCGCCGTGGAAATCTCGGCGCCCTTGCCCACCTTGGCGCCCAGCAGACGGTACCAGTACGGTGCGTACACGGTGGCGTAAATGCCGTGCAACACGTTCAGGCTCGATTCCTGGATATGGCTGACCAGCCACTTGGCGCAATAAATATTGCTGTGCACGGGCGAGCTGCCCGGCTTCAAGCGGGGCAGTGCGCCCCAGCGGATGGCGGCCGACAGCAGGGCCGTCAGCACGATCAGCACGGCGCTGGCGGGGAAGGCCAGCAGGAAGTAGCGGGCCAGCTGGGTCGTCACGTCGCGGCCCTGCAGCCACGGCATCATTTCGCGTTCGTCGAACCAGTCGATCAGCACGAAGCTGGGGAAGACGGGCATGAAGAACAGCACGGCGATGAGAACCATGCCGAAGCAGAAGAACAGGGTTTCGCCCGTCAGGCGCAGGCGCGAGACGGCGGGGCGCGGCGGCTGGCTGGCCCGGTCGTAGGGGCCGATGTCGCGCGCGGGCGAACCGGTCCAGACCCTGCCCGCCGGCACGCTCACGCCATCGGCCAGCGCGGATTGTCCCTCCAGGTGGCCGAAGGCGCCTACGCTGGTATTGCCTTCCAAAATCGCGTAAGAGCTGATGCAGGCATCGTCGCCGATGCTGATCTGGCCCAGCAGCAAACGGCCCCGTTCCACGCGGGCGTTTTCAAAATTGACGGCATTGCCGACGCTGACGTTGTCGCCGATGGACAGCAGGTCGGGCGCGCGCAGGGTCATCGAGCCGATGACCACTTCCTTGCCCACTTTCGCGCCCAGCGCACGAAGCCACCAGCTGTTCAGCGACGAGCCGCTGAGCAGATACGCGGGCGCCGATTCGACCAGGCGGTCGGCCAGCCACCAGCGGTAGTAGGTGACGCCCCACAGCGGATAGCTGCCCGGTTTCAAACGCCCGGCAATCAGCCACTTGCCGGCAATCGCGATGGCAAATTCGGCCAGGGTGGCGAGCAAGAACACGACTATCGAGGCGGCGATGGCGCGCGGCACGGTATCTCCCGTGTCGCCCGTGAAGAAGTGGTAGGTGAAAAACGGCGCCATCCACTGCGCCATGCGCAGGGTGACGAGGCCCGGCACGGCCGCCGCCTGCGCCGCGCCGCACAGCCAGCGCTTCATGGCCGATGGCGGCGTCCACTCCGCTTCCGGCGTGGCCAGCGCGGGCGCTTCATTCAGCACGGCGGCGATCTTGCCGATCTGGCGATTGTGATAAATGTCGCGCACCGTCATGTGGGCGTAAGCTGGATTGGCGCGCAGGCTTGACGCCAGGCGCGCGGCCAGGAAGGAGTGGCCACCGAGGTCGCTGAAGAAGTCAAACTGGCGCCGTATCGGCTGGCCCGGGAACAGTGTCGCCAGCGCCGTGAACAGGGCCGCTTCGGCCGGCGTTTCCGGCACGTCCGATTCGCCCGCCTCGCCGGCCGGCGGCGTCGAGAGCGGCATGGCCTTCAGCGCTTTTCTGTCGATCTTGCCGGAGGTGAGGCGCGGCATCAGCGGCAGCAATTCGAAGCGGCCCGGCACCATGTAGGGCGGCAGATGCAGGTTCAGGGCCGCGCGCAGGGTCTTCGCCACCAGGGCATCGTCGGGTGCATCGTCGCTGCCGACGATGTAGGCCACCAGCTGGTCGATGCCATCATCCTTGCGCAGCAAGACGGCCACCGTGCCCACGCCGGCCTGCTGCGCCAGCACGGCCTCGATCTCGCCCAGCTCCACGCGAAAGCCGCGTATCTTCACCTGATCGTCGGCGCGCCCCAGGCACAGCACCTGGCCATCAAGATCGATGCGCGCCAGGTCGCCCGTGCGGTACAGGCGCGCGTCATCCTCGCTGGTCGCCCACGGATTGGGCAGGAATTTTTCCA
Protein-coding sequences here:
- a CDS encoding Pls/PosA family non-ribosomal peptide synthetase codes for the protein MNDFTAVSPGTPSTHADILYGPPRPDLLREEVLADLLEATARRCPGQIALIDGERRITYAELDAQAGLAASRLVAAGVKPGDIVGLWLPRGAPLLLMQAAIAKAGAAWLPVDEDTPVERLQVCLDDANGFGVVSCAQFAPRLFDAGIVRPVWTAESLLAPAAPGELLPARATVLPEHPAYVIYTSGSTGKPKGILINQRSICHFLRSENAVLEVAQADTVYQGFSVAFDMSFEEIWIAYLVGATLWLGPKEISGDPEALPRALAANHVTVLHAVPTLLALFAEEVPSLRLINLGGEMCPESLVERWSRPGRAMFNTYGPTEATVSCSLARLRPGEPVTIGTPLPNYGLLVLQVAEPGENRPLVLLPRGETGELCIIGPGLAEGYLGRPDLTLEKFLPNPWATSEDDARLYRTGDLARIDLDGQVLCLGRADDQVKIRGFRVELGEIEAVLAQQAGVGTVAVLLRKDDGIDQLVAYIVGSDDAPDDALVAKTLRAALNLHLPPYMVPGRFELLPLMPRLTSGKIDRKALKAMPLSTPPAGEAGESDVPETPAEAALFTALATLFPGQPIRRQFDFFSDLGGHSFLAARLASSLRANPAYAHMTVRDIYHNRQIGKIAAVLNEAPALATPEAEWTPPSAMKRWLCGAAQAAAVPGLVTLRMAQWMAPFFTYHFFTGDTGDTVPRAIAASIVVFLLATLAEFAIAIAGKWLIAGRLKPGSYPLWGVTYYRWWLADRLVESAPAYLLSGSSLNSWWLRALGAKVGKEVVIGSMTLRAPDLLSIGDNVSVGNAVNFENARVERGRLLLGQISIGDDACISSYAILEGNTSVGAFGHLEGQSALADGVSVPAGRVWTGSPARDIGPYDRASQPPRPAVSRLRLTGETLFFCFGMVLIAVLFFMPVFPSFVLIDWFDEREMMPWLQGRDVTTQLARYFLLAFPASAVLIVLTALLSAAIRWGALPRLKPGSSPVHSNIYCAKWLVSHIQESSLNVLHGIYATVYAPYWYRLLGAKVGKGAEISTALGVVPDMLTLGDDTFIADAVMLGDEQIDGGWMTMRPTVISHRSFVGNGSYIPDGTTLPEHVLIGVHTHAPRNEQMHSGDTWLGSPPMHLPAREQVSGFAEHLTFKPSILRRLGRSLIEAFRIVAPHAVVIAVGYTLVLDVMPIAGAGRWGEVVGDLAIAGIAYGIGNFLVVVLFKWLLLGRYRKHAAPMWTPFVWISEGVTNLYEGIAVPNFMRYLRGTPWLPLAFRLFGCKIGRGVYMDTTDITEFDCVHIGDYSELNALTCPQTHLFEDRVMKIDHVDIGRRVYMGPRSSVLYSAKVGDNARLGPLTLVMKGEHIPAGSNWAGCPAAPLRS